In Kaistella sp. 97-N-M2, the sequence CAATATTCGCTTCTTTCCAAGCTTTTCTGGGCTCATACCGTCCCATAAGGGCAGATACCGTGAAAAGTACATTGCCGTACACGGCCGCTGTTCCGCTAAGTTTAAGCGGTGGCGTCTCTAAACGCTTATCCCCATTTTTCATCGTTCGGTACTTCATGTGCTGCAACCCGGCCTTTACAATGGTGTTATACGTTTGCGTTTTTTGAAGGTATCTGTTGCCCACGGTGTACCTGTTCTGATAGGAATAGAGATAAACCACATCCTGATTAACAGGGTCGGTGAGAAGCTGTCCGTCCGTCTCAAATAAGCTGCTGACCTTGCCCGGTAAAAAATTCTTATGGATGATCATCCCCTGTTGGCTGTTAAATCCTAATGTACCGACTGCAAAATGCTTGGACTGGGGAACAATGGTACGGAAAGCAAAATGAGCAGAATCCAGAACGACAAGCTGATTGAAATATGCATTTTTATACATCAGAAGCTCAGCTTCAGGAGCATCTGTTTTACCGCGGTAAATGACAGGGGCAGAACCGTCATAAAAGAAAAAATGCTGATTCATCACGTGAAGACGTGGAGGCTGGTGAAACTGTACCGTCATTTTCGGTTTGATGAACATGGTTCTCTCTGCGTTAAGTTGAAAATTAATTTTGCGAAGCCGGAAAGGTGATGTAAGATTTCCTAAATAGAGATAATTCCGGTCAAAGCCTGCAAAGTAATAGGAATTGACTTTTACATCAAAAGTGCGTTCTTCGGTGACCGGATGCTGGGGAAACCGCCTAATAAAAGCATTTTCCCTCTTCATGAGGTACTCGGATGAAAAAAACAGGGCGATAATGCTGCCGCCTGAAACTACCGCAGTAAGAACCGTGGCGACAGCGGAGCGGATCCAGCCGCGCGCGTCTTCTTTCCTTATGAAAACAATCCCCAGCAGGGCCAAAAGCACACCTGTGATATTAAACAATAAATGCTGATCCCAGCTCATTTTCTCGAAAATACCGCCACACGAGCACGGGATATTTTCCGCGTAGTTAAGTATAAGATAAATGTACAGCGTGAAGGCCGTCATCAGTCCGAACGAGGCGTAAAGCCCAACCCGCCTTGTTTTGTCCCATACCAGCAACAGCACCGTCATAAGCTCGAGCGCGAGTATCCCGATGGACGCCCATCCTGCATAAGCACTGAGTAACGGGGACTGAGCCATTTGGGTCTGAAAATTCTCAAAATCCAGCAGTTTGCTGAATGCTGCATAGACAAACAGCAGAGTGAAAAAGTAACTGGCCCACCTGGCCGCGGTAGCTTTCATAGTGTTGAAGTTTATAATTTGTTAGGAACCAGAGGCGGACATCCGTGATGTCAGCCCGCACGGATCAGTATCCATATGACCTTTTTGCCATAATGCTCAGGCATGATACTGCCTTTCGCGAACACCCTGGCGGTAGACACAGGGCCCGCAATTTCCCATTCGCCGCTTCGCGGACAGGCGGTACCGCTCCTGGCGGTAAGTTTAAGCCGCCTGCGGGAGCCGCCGCGCCCAGCTTCATGCGGTTTCTGTTTTGCCATTCCACTACCTGTGTTTCCACTGTTGAATGTCTTTACGAGGCGGTTCTTCGTCCTGGCCACCGCCAGCTGCGGAGTCGTCGGCCGAATCGCGTTGCACAGAGGGCGCCTGGATGGGTTGGGCATTTTCTGCACTGAGGTCATCGGGTGCTCCGTGAACTTCGCGGCAGGACGATGCATTGATAATCAATAAGAAACTTAAGACTGAGATTACTTTTTTCATAATTTTAAGATTTAAAAGTTATCCCGGCGCCGGTTTATACCGTTAGAATTCTATCCCGAAATTAGGACGGCAAAACCAATAAAAAAAGTGTTTGGTGGCAGGACGTATCTATGAGTGTAGCATCATAGATACCTGGTTCCACTGTCCATCCGTACAGTTTTGCGTGTCGGTCATCTTTTTTCGTATATTGTTT encodes:
- a CDS encoding MauE/DoxX family redox-associated membrane protein codes for the protein MKATAARWASYFFTLLFVYAAFSKLLDFENFQTQMAQSPLLSAYAGWASIGILALELMTVLLLVWDKTRRVGLYASFGLMTAFTLYIYLILNYAENIPCSCGGIFEKMSWDQHLLFNITGVLLALLGIVFIRKEDARGWIRSAVATVLTAVVSGGSIIALFFSSEYLMKRENAFIRRFPQHPVTEERTFDVKVNSYYFAGFDRNYLYLGNLTSPFRLRKINFQLNAERTMFIKPKMTVQFHQPPRLHVMNQHFFFYDGSAPVIYRGKTDAPEAELLMYKNAYFNQLVVLDSAHFAFRTIVPQSKHFAVGTLGFNSQQGMIIHKNFLPGKVSSLFETDGQLLTDPVNQDVVYLYSYQNRYTVGNRYLQKTQTYNTIVKAGLQHMKYRTMKNGDKRLETPPLKLSGTAAVYGNVLFTVSALMGRYEPRKAWKEANIVDMYSTAGQEYLGSIYLYHHGQGKITDMVITGDYLFVLRDALITRYRLNTAITKHFRTGEVENLKKE